The following coding sequences are from one Candidatus Methylomirabilota bacterium window:
- a CDS encoding alpha/beta hydrolase: MTHEIHIEDVEYVRHGDTPLLARLFKPRGTGPFPLIVEVHGGAWCRKDRLDDTPLNEPLAKSGVVVAALDFRMPPEAPYPASLVDINYAIRWLKTRAAELGTRPDRMGLMGTSSGAHQAMLAAMRPRDPRYSVVPLPAGAAAVDASVRCAVLCWPVIDPLARYRYAKKLREGGKPYPDVIDRVLPDHDQYWQTEEAMAEGNPVLALERGERVELPPVLYIQATRDVAHPRADLDRFLAYYRKAGGQLELELYEAEGEGFAKKDSPTAEQARKRIIEFVHKQLG; encoded by the coding sequence ATGACTCATGAGATCCACATCGAAGACGTCGAATATGTCCGCCACGGGGACACGCCCCTGCTGGCTCGTCTCTTCAAGCCGCGGGGCACCGGGCCGTTCCCGCTCATCGTCGAGGTGCATGGCGGCGCGTGGTGCCGGAAGGACCGTCTGGACGACACCCCACTCAACGAACCACTGGCGAAAAGCGGCGTGGTGGTGGCGGCGCTGGATTTCCGCATGCCGCCCGAGGCGCCGTACCCGGCCTCGCTGGTGGACATCAATTACGCGATCCGCTGGCTCAAGACCCGGGCCGCGGAGCTGGGCACTCGCCCCGACCGGATGGGGCTCATGGGCACCTCGAGCGGCGCCCACCAGGCCATGCTGGCCGCGATGAGGCCGCGCGATCCGCGATACTCGGTGGTTCCGCTGCCCGCTGGCGCGGCGGCTGTCGATGCCAGCGTGCGCTGCGCCGTCCTGTGCTGGCCGGTCATCGATCCGCTGGCGCGCTATCGTTATGCCAAGAAGCTCCGCGAGGGCGGCAAACCGTACCCGGATGTCATAGACCGCGTCCTGCCGGATCACGACCAATACTGGCAGACCGAAGAGGCGATGGCCGAGGGCAACCCGGTGCTCGCCCTCGAGCGCGGCGAGCGGGTCGAGCTGCCCCCCGTGCTGTACATCCAAGCCACCCGCGACGTCGCGCATCCCCGCGCCGACCTCGACCGCTTCCTCGCCTATTACCGCAAGGCGGGAGGCCAGCTCGAGCTGGAGCTGTACGAGGCGGAGGGCGAAGGGTTCGCCAAGAAGGATTCGCCTACCGCGGAGCAGGCGAGGAAGCGGATCATCGAGTTCGTCCACAAGCAGCTCGGGTGA
- a CDS encoding ABC transporter substrate-binding protein, with protein sequence MKNVCAAALVLIAALLGSGVASAQALKIKVGRTTGASGFHIPTYVAMDRGLFKAEGLDAEFVSMTGGEIVRATIAKEIDFAPIPGGSTEAMLKGAPLVFVVGESLVSQWTLTTTADIRKVEDLRGKTLGLGRPGSADYSELVVVLSKFFKMEAGKDYKVINFRGEPERIAAIIAGSIQGAGLSFPHAARAEAEGLKILVRAGDHLPRLGGTISTHRDNVRDRRDVMKRFIRAVARAADYIRTERVGTVEIIQKYFQIQDARVAENLYNQLQDKFAPQIPKDLFRQLFDSVATPELGWPKDKPLPDVEQFVARDLLQEVLREMGKPLN encoded by the coding sequence ATGAAGAACGTGTGCGCGGCGGCGCTGGTGCTCATCGCGGCCTTGCTCGGAAGCGGCGTGGCGTCGGCCCAGGCGCTCAAGATCAAGGTGGGCCGCACCACGGGCGCCAGCGGCTTCCACATCCCGACCTACGTGGCCATGGACCGCGGGCTCTTCAAGGCCGAGGGGCTCGACGCGGAGTTCGTGAGCATGACGGGCGGCGAGATCGTCCGGGCCACCATCGCCAAGGAGATCGACTTCGCCCCGATCCCGGGCGGCAGCACCGAGGCGATGCTCAAAGGGGCTCCCCTCGTCTTCGTGGTGGGTGAGTCGCTGGTGTCCCAGTGGACGCTCACCACGACGGCCGACATCCGGAAGGTCGAGGATCTGCGGGGCAAGACCCTGGGATTAGGCCGTCCCGGGTCGGCGGACTACAGCGAGCTGGTCGTCGTCCTCAGCAAGTTCTTCAAGATGGAGGCCGGGAAGGACTACAAGGTCATCAACTTCCGCGGCGAGCCGGAGCGGATCGCCGCGATCATTGCCGGCTCGATCCAGGGCGCGGGACTCTCGTTCCCCCACGCGGCTCGGGCCGAGGCCGAGGGCCTCAAGATCCTGGTGCGGGCGGGGGACCACCTGCCGCGGCTGGGCGGCACCATCAGCACCCACCGGGACAACGTCCGCGACCGGCGCGACGTCATGAAGCGCTTCATCCGGGCCGTGGCCAGGGCTGCCGACTACATCCGCACCGAGAGGGTGGGGACCGTGGAGATCATCCAGAAGTACTTCCAGATCCAGGACGCGCGCGTCGCCGAGAACCTCTACAACCAGCTGCAGGACAAGTTCGCGCCGCAGATCCCCAAGGATCTTTTCCGGCAGCTCTTCGACTCGGTCGCCACGCCCGAGCTCGGCTGGCCCAAGGACAAGCCGTTGCCCGACGTCGAGCAGTTCGTGGCCCGCGACCTCCTGCAGGAGGTGCTGCGGGAGATGGGCAAGCCCCTGAACTAG
- a CDS encoding xanthine dehydrogenase family protein molybdopterin-binding subunit, whose translation MSDSGRVEGRSLIGRSLERQDARDKVTGRTRYTVDLRIPGMVEGKVLRSPYPHARILGIDTRQAERLPGVIAVITGADLTDIDPYFGQAVRDQPLLAIERVRFAGEPVAAVAAVDALTAEEAARRIVVDYEPLPVVRNVAEALAAGAPQLHVDRPRSTLFPDVQDIKPDVTRNICHHFNYRRGDPDDAFRQADFVFDDTFTLPSVHHFPLEPLGAIAHHQGSDLTVWTGTQYPFAMRQSLAEMFGLPQSRVRIIVPYVGGAFGSRELIPAAPIAAALSRKAGGPVRVVFSSEDTARTVVRNGGRVRIQTAVGKDGTIVGRRAEIHLDTGAYTDQGSRVSKKAGYRIIGPYRISHVEVNSYAVFTNTVSAGSYRGFGTPEVCWAYESQMDIIAAKVGMDPFALRMKNLLKRDEEYAPGDRPIDSDMDQALDILAKEVGWREARAPGEGVGLACAIKDGGGTRTSSTAIVRLHQDGSATVLASSAEIGQGVQSVLGQIAAAELGIDPSRVIVTAPDTGVTPFDQRTNASRATSLLGHAVQEAAQRVADQVRAIASEALDVSPAQCRLEGGGVSAGGRRLGFGEVIQRFFRDAGGELIGHGYQRPATGLNALGATASFWEIGLGAARVSVDRETGAIAVHRYVSLSDPGRAINPAGVEGQDLGGAMQGLGPALFEGLVYDDGQLVNGNMIDYRLPLFSDLPEAFDAVIVEGGGGPGPHGAKGVAEGSIIPVAPAIANALFAATGARVKDLPLTPERVWRALRDAGAA comes from the coding sequence ATGAGCGATTCCGGCCGCGTCGAGGGCCGCTCACTGATCGGCCGGTCGCTCGAGCGCCAGGACGCGCGGGACAAGGTCACCGGCCGCACGCGCTACACCGTCGATCTCAGGATCCCCGGGATGGTCGAGGGCAAGGTGCTCCGGAGTCCGTATCCTCACGCGCGGATCCTGGGAATCGACACCAGGCAGGCCGAGCGGCTCCCCGGCGTGATCGCGGTCATCACGGGCGCCGACCTCACCGACATCGATCCCTACTTCGGCCAGGCGGTGAGGGACCAGCCGCTGCTGGCCATCGAGCGCGTCCGCTTCGCGGGGGAGCCCGTCGCCGCGGTGGCGGCGGTCGATGCGCTGACCGCCGAAGAAGCGGCGCGGCGCATCGTCGTGGACTACGAGCCCCTGCCGGTGGTGCGGAACGTCGCCGAAGCGCTGGCAGCCGGCGCCCCCCAGCTCCACGTGGATCGGCCGCGCTCGACGCTCTTCCCCGACGTCCAGGACATCAAGCCCGACGTCACGCGCAACATCTGCCACCACTTCAACTATCGCCGCGGGGACCCTGACGACGCGTTTCGCCAGGCGGATTTCGTCTTCGACGATACGTTCACGTTGCCGAGCGTCCACCACTTTCCCCTCGAGCCGCTCGGCGCGATCGCCCACCACCAGGGGAGCGACCTGACGGTCTGGACGGGCACGCAGTACCCGTTCGCGATGCGGCAGTCGCTGGCGGAGATGTTCGGTTTGCCGCAAAGCCGCGTGAGGATCATCGTCCCCTACGTGGGCGGCGCGTTCGGGAGCCGGGAGCTGATCCCGGCGGCGCCGATCGCCGCCGCGCTCTCGCGGAAGGCCGGCGGGCCCGTGCGGGTCGTCTTCTCGTCGGAGGACACGGCGCGGACGGTGGTGAGGAACGGCGGCCGCGTGAGGATCCAGACCGCGGTGGGGAAGGACGGCACCATCGTGGGCCGCCGCGCGGAGATCCACCTCGACACCGGCGCCTACACCGACCAGGGCTCGCGCGTCTCGAAGAAGGCCGGCTACCGGATCATCGGCCCCTATCGCATTTCCCACGTCGAGGTGAACTCCTACGCGGTGTTCACCAACACGGTCTCGGCCGGCTCCTATCGCGGTTTCGGCACCCCGGAGGTCTGCTGGGCCTACGAGTCGCAGATGGACATCATCGCCGCGAAGGTCGGTATGGACCCGTTCGCACTGCGGATGAAAAATCTGCTCAAGCGCGATGAGGAGTATGCGCCGGGTGATCGGCCGATCGACAGCGATATGGATCAGGCGCTGGACATCCTCGCCAAGGAGGTCGGATGGCGCGAGGCGCGCGCGCCGGGTGAGGGCGTGGGCCTGGCCTGCGCGATCAAGGACGGCGGGGGGACGCGGACGTCGTCCACGGCGATCGTGAGGCTCCATCAGGACGGGAGCGCCACCGTGCTCGCCAGCTCGGCCGAGATCGGCCAGGGCGTGCAGAGCGTGCTCGGCCAGATCGCCGCCGCCGAGCTCGGGATCGACCCGTCCCGCGTGATCGTCACCGCGCCCGACACCGGCGTCACGCCCTTCGACCAGCGCACCAACGCCAGCCGCGCGACGTCGCTGCTGGGCCACGCCGTGCAGGAGGCGGCTCAGCGCGTGGCCGACCAGGTCCGGGCCATCGCCTCCGAGGCGCTCGACGTGAGCCCCGCCCAGTGCCGGCTCGAGGGCGGAGGCGTCAGCGCGGGCGGCCGGCGGCTCGGATTCGGTGAGGTCATCCAGCGCTTCTTCCGCGACGCGGGCGGGGAGCTGATCGGTCACGGCTATCAGCGCCCGGCCACCGGGCTCAACGCGCTCGGCGCGACCGCCAGCTTCTGGGAGATCGGGCTCGGGGCGGCGCGGGTGTCGGTCGACCGCGAGACGGGGGCCATCGCGGTCCATCGCTATGTCTCGCTCTCCGACCCGGGACGCGCCATCAACCCGGCCGGCGTCGAGGGGCAGGACCTCGGCGGCGCCATGCAGGGCCTCGGCCCCGCGCTCTTCGAGGGGCTGGTCTACGACGACGGCCAGCTCGTGAACGGCAACATGATCGACTACCGGCTCCCGCTCTTTTCGGATCTGCCGGAGGCGTTCGATGCGGTGATCGTGGAGGGCGGGGGAGGCCCGGGCCCTCACGGCGCCAAGGGCGTCGCCGAGGGCAGCATCATCCCGGTCGCGCCGGCCATCGCCAACGCCCTCTTCGCCGCCACCGGCGCCCGCGTGAAGGATCTCCCGCTCACCCCCGAGCGCGTCTGGCGCGCGCTCCGCGACGCCGGCGCGGCGTAG
- a CDS encoding LLM class flavin-dependent oxidoreductase produces MSRLSFGVGLFPTDPLPTMVHLAKVSETLGFSHVWVGDSHLIWREAYVNLAAAALSTSRVVLGTGVTNVLTRDPSVVASAFATLQEAYPGRLILGLGLGDSAVETMGRKQARLADFELAVRRMRELMAGQDVRIDTGTIRLKHGPRERVPIYLAASGPKMLELAGRIADGVIVLVGVDPPRVRQAIETIGAGARAAGRALDDIDLVLWVPCAVADAGAREVVKAHVARVVVHPLPYTLAPDEQKVVDEIRRAYNYYQHMDPGASQAMVVPDWLVDKFAVAGTPAEIHAGVERLRESGIRQIAIIPYGAGGGDREATLRRFASAVMGA; encoded by the coding sequence GTGAGCCGCCTCTCGTTCGGCGTCGGCCTCTTTCCGACCGATCCGCTGCCGACCATGGTCCACCTCGCGAAGGTCTCCGAGACGCTCGGCTTCAGCCACGTCTGGGTCGGCGATTCGCACCTGATCTGGCGTGAGGCCTACGTGAACCTCGCCGCCGCCGCGCTCAGCACGTCGAGGGTCGTGCTCGGCACCGGCGTGACCAACGTCCTCACCCGCGATCCGTCCGTCGTCGCCAGCGCGTTCGCGACGCTCCAGGAGGCGTACCCCGGCCGGCTGATCCTGGGCCTCGGGCTCGGCGACAGCGCGGTCGAGACGATGGGCAGGAAGCAGGCGCGCCTCGCCGATTTCGAGCTGGCCGTCCGCCGGATGCGGGAGCTGATGGCCGGCCAGGACGTCCGCATCGACACGGGGACGATCCGGCTCAAGCACGGCCCTCGCGAGCGCGTCCCGATCTACTTGGCGGCGAGCGGGCCGAAGATGCTCGAGCTGGCCGGGCGGATCGCCGACGGGGTGATCGTCCTCGTCGGCGTCGATCCGCCCAGGGTGCGACAGGCGATCGAGACGATCGGCGCCGGGGCGCGGGCCGCCGGGCGCGCGCTCGACGACATCGACCTCGTGCTCTGGGTCCCCTGCGCGGTGGCCGATGCCGGCGCGCGGGAGGTGGTGAAGGCCCACGTGGCCCGCGTGGTCGTGCATCCGTTGCCCTACACGCTCGCCCCGGACGAGCAGAAGGTCGTCGACGAGATCCGGCGCGCCTACAACTACTATCAGCACATGGATCCCGGGGCGAGCCAGGCGATGGTCGTCCCCGACTGGCTCGTCGACAAGTTCGCGGTGGCGGGAACGCCGGCGGAAATTCACGCCGGGGTGGAGCGTCTCCGCGAGAGCGGCATCAGGCAGATCGCGATCATCCCCTACGGCGCCGGCGGCGGGGATCGCGAGGCGACGCTTCGCCGCTTCGCCTCGGCGGTGATGGGGGCGTGA
- a CDS encoding isocitrate lyase/PEP mutase family protein has product MALTALMQGPLPVTAPLVLNPLMARMAEAAGFSAGYLGGGATGYQKVSLEANLNLTEMCQAAIEIHAVSSLPLILDGACGYGDPMHMHRTIGMSEAAGFAAIEIEDQLVPKRAHHHIGIEHMIPMELMAAKVKEAVAARRRHDFVIIARTNAMRASTLDDALRRGEAYRKAGADVLLLSMAHKPEQLRAIAERLGGPLMYLTSRGGLAGLGMTLRDLGGLGYKIVADPQTPLLAAYAAWKKVYQDLADGFGAQHTTKPEWGPIERDMLATIELEKLLAVERATVEKPTT; this is encoded by the coding sequence ATGGCGCTCACCGCTCTGATGCAGGGGCCGCTGCCCGTGACCGCGCCGCTGGTCCTGAATCCGCTGATGGCCAGGATGGCCGAGGCCGCCGGCTTCTCGGCCGGCTATCTCGGCGGCGGCGCGACGGGCTACCAGAAGGTCTCGCTCGAGGCCAATCTGAACCTGACCGAGATGTGCCAGGCGGCCATCGAGATCCACGCCGTCTCGTCGCTCCCGCTCATTCTCGACGGCGCCTGCGGCTACGGCGACCCGATGCACATGCACCGGACGATCGGCATGAGCGAGGCGGCCGGCTTCGCGGCGATCGAGATCGAGGACCAGCTCGTGCCGAAGCGGGCACATCATCACATCGGGATTGAGCACATGATCCCCATGGAGCTGATGGCGGCCAAGGTCAAGGAGGCCGTGGCGGCCCGCCGCCGCCACGACTTTGTCATCATCGCGCGCACCAATGCGATGCGGGCCAGCACCCTGGACGACGCTCTCCGCCGCGGCGAAGCCTACCGAAAGGCCGGGGCCGACGTCTTGCTCCTCTCGATGGCCCACAAGCCGGAGCAGCTGCGCGCCATCGCCGAGCGGCTCGGCGGGCCGCTGATGTATCTCACGTCACGCGGCGGACTGGCCGGCCTGGGCATGACGCTTCGGGATCTCGGCGGCCTCGGTTATAAGATCGTCGCCGACCCGCAGACGCCGTTGCTGGCGGCGTATGCGGCATGGAAGAAGGTCTACCAGGACCTCGCCGACGGGTTCGGCGCCCAGCACACGACGAAGCCGGAGTGGGGCCCGATCGAAAGAGACATGCTGGCCACGATCGAGCTCGAGAAGCTGCTGGCGGTCGAGCGCGCGACCGTGGAGAAGCCGACGACATGA
- a CDS encoding amidohydrolase family protein: MKDGLRFVDSDMHIMEPPDLFERYLDPTFKDRVSVPVGADGHPTRGWAAGLVVVDGVPISDADLQQYRKRHRSGPTQSSQPLSGSRIFDTGRLDFAIERDYNPEAQVMGMEMEGVDIAVLYPTNGLALLGRNNMDPRLSLALCQAYNNWIHDFCQYSPDRLKFVAMLPVHDAHLACRELVRCVRELGAVGSFIRPNLVNGRYWHSNYWEPLYRLHEELNVTWGFHEGVSAVYSRMIELYGENRFYRHVASHWIEMQQALIAMIIGGVFEFHPKLRVGFLEAQNSWVPGILTRIEWDYPQYRDSHAPYLSLTPREYFRRNCWAAVEGSEPEIEATAGLIGADRMCVSTDYPHFDSNFPHVAENLLKNVPRQVAAQILMGGAHLYGFTEADFQKAAAAAAAGRPSAVPSGG, from the coding sequence ATGAAAGACGGCCTCCGGTTCGTCGACTCCGACATGCACATCATGGAACCGCCCGACCTCTTCGAGCGCTATCTGGACCCGACATTCAAGGACCGCGTCAGCGTGCCGGTGGGAGCCGACGGCCACCCGACCCGGGGCTGGGCCGCCGGCTTGGTCGTCGTGGACGGGGTGCCCATCTCGGACGCCGACCTGCAGCAGTACCGGAAGCGGCACCGTTCCGGCCCCACGCAGAGCAGTCAGCCGCTCTCGGGATCACGGATCTTCGACACGGGCCGGCTGGACTTTGCCATCGAGCGCGACTACAACCCCGAAGCCCAGGTGATGGGCATGGAGATGGAAGGGGTCGACATCGCGGTGCTCTACCCCACCAACGGCCTCGCCCTCCTCGGCCGCAACAACATGGACCCCCGGCTCTCGCTGGCCCTCTGCCAGGCTTACAACAACTGGATCCACGACTTCTGCCAGTACAGCCCCGATCGCCTGAAGTTCGTGGCGATGCTGCCCGTGCACGACGCTCACCTGGCCTGTCGGGAGCTGGTGAGGTGCGTGAGGGAGCTCGGCGCCGTCGGGTCGTTCATCCGGCCGAATCTGGTGAACGGCCGCTACTGGCACTCGAACTACTGGGAGCCTCTCTACCGCCTGCACGAAGAGCTGAACGTGACCTGGGGATTCCACGAGGGCGTGAGCGCCGTGTACTCCCGCATGATCGAGCTGTACGGCGAGAACCGGTTCTATCGCCACGTGGCCAGCCACTGGATCGAGATGCAGCAGGCGCTCATCGCCATGATCATCGGCGGCGTGTTCGAGTTCCACCCCAAGCTCCGGGTGGGATTCCTCGAAGCCCAGAACTCCTGGGTACCCGGTATCCTGACCCGCATCGAGTGGGACTACCCCCAGTACCGGGACTCCCACGCTCCCTATCTCAGCCTCACCCCGCGGGAGTACTTCCGGCGCAACTGCTGGGCCGCGGTCGAGGGCAGCGAGCCCGAGATCGAAGCCACGGCCGGGCTGATCGGCGCCGATCGGATGTGCGTCTCCACGGACTACCCGCACTTCGACTCCAACTTCCCCCACGTGGCGGAGAACTTGTTGAAGAACGTCCCGCGCCAGGTCGCGGCCCAGATCCTGATGGGGGGCGCCCATCTCTACGGCTTCACGGAGGCTGACTTTCAGAAGGCCGCCGCCGCCGCGGCGGCCGGGAGGCCGAGCGCCGTGCCCTCTGGAGGGTGA